The Saccharopolyspora gloriosae genome has a segment encoding these proteins:
- the nadC gene encoding carboxylating nicotinate-nucleotide diphosphorylase produces MLRLNALSAATESALADVRLPVDEVRRVVETALAEDLAHGPDVTTEAIIPGDATAYAAISAREPGVVAGVPIALAVFDAVLGAGEYRLVDRAQDGAEVDAGADVLVLRGPVRRLLTAERTALNLLCHLSGIATATARWVDELAGTGTQVRDSRKTLPGLRVLAKYAVRQGGGTNHRMALGDAVLIKDNHVAAAGSVSAAITAVREHAPHLPWQVEVDTLAQLDEALAAGAPEIMLDNFTTADCGRAVARVRATGRRVRLEASGGIGLDVARTYAETGVDFLAVGGLTHSVPALDLGLDLRTGNGGTSHGC; encoded by the coding sequence ATGCTCCGCCTCAACGCGCTCTCCGCGGCAACGGAGTCAGCTCTGGCGGACGTACGACTGCCGGTCGACGAGGTACGGCGCGTAGTTGAGACGGCTCTGGCCGAAGACCTCGCCCACGGTCCGGACGTCACCACTGAAGCGATCATTCCTGGCGACGCCACGGCTTACGCCGCCATATCGGCCCGCGAACCCGGCGTGGTCGCAGGTGTCCCCATCGCATTGGCCGTGTTCGACGCCGTGCTCGGCGCCGGCGAGTACCGGCTGGTCGACAGGGCGCAGGACGGCGCCGAAGTCGATGCCGGGGCGGACGTGCTGGTGCTGCGCGGCCCCGTCCGACGCTTGCTGACCGCGGAACGAACAGCGCTCAACCTGCTGTGCCACCTGTCCGGCATCGCCACCGCCACGGCTCGCTGGGTCGACGAGCTCGCGGGCACCGGCACTCAGGTGCGGGACTCGCGCAAGACGCTGCCAGGGCTGCGGGTGCTCGCCAAGTACGCGGTGCGCCAGGGCGGCGGCACCAACCATCGGATGGCGTTGGGCGATGCGGTGCTGATCAAGGACAACCACGTGGCGGCGGCGGGCTCGGTCAGCGCGGCGATCACGGCCGTTCGCGAGCACGCCCCGCACTTGCCTTGGCAGGTCGAGGTCGACACCCTCGCTCAGCTCGACGAGGCGCTCGCCGCCGGGGCGCCCGAAATCATGCTGGACAACTTCACGACAGCCGACTGCGGCCGGGCCGTGGCTCGGGTCAGGGCGACCGGAAGACGGGTGCGGTTGGAGGCTTCCGGCGGAATCGGTCTTGACGTCGCTCGAACCTACGCCGAGACCGGTGTTGATTTTCTCGCCGTCGGCGGACTGACCCACTCAGTGCCCGCACTCGACCTCGGGCTCGACCTTCGAACCGGGAACGGGGGCACCTCGCATGGATGCTGA
- a CDS encoding 3-hydroxyacyl-CoA dehydrogenase family protein, with product MSGFSQIGVAGAGVMGAEVAQVAATAGHEVVLLDLSDEVLNRARSGIRSNLRFQRMFAEGAPAVNAEEVLGRITFTTSAADFAEVEIVIENITEKWDAKEDLYRRLDRICADSTVFAVNTSVIPITKVGAVTGRMDRVIGTHFMNPVSRKPTVEVIRGHHTSDETVSVTLGMLESLGKRGIVVQDSPGFVSNRVLMLTVNEAIFLLHEGVATAEQVDDIFVTCFGHAMGPLATADLIGLDTILYSIEGLYEHFNDSKYRPCPLLRRMVDAGLHGCKNGAGFFQYANSGSRKGIS from the coding sequence ATGTCCGGCTTTTCCCAGATCGGCGTCGCCGGGGCTGGTGTCATGGGCGCCGAGGTCGCTCAGGTCGCGGCCACGGCCGGCCACGAGGTCGTGCTGCTCGACCTCTCCGACGAGGTGCTGAACAGGGCGCGATCCGGCATCCGATCCAATCTGCGGTTTCAGCGGATGTTCGCCGAGGGCGCTCCCGCCGTGAACGCGGAGGAAGTTCTCGGGCGGATCACCTTCACCACCTCGGCAGCGGATTTCGCCGAGGTCGAGATCGTCATCGAGAACATCACCGAAAAATGGGATGCGAAGGAGGATCTCTACCGACGTCTCGACCGGATTTGCGCCGATTCGACCGTGTTCGCGGTGAACACCTCGGTTATTCCGATCACCAAGGTCGGTGCGGTGACCGGCCGGATGGACCGGGTCATCGGAACGCACTTCATGAACCCGGTGTCACGCAAGCCCACCGTCGAGGTCATTCGTGGACACCACACCAGCGACGAAACCGTTTCCGTGACGCTGGGCATGCTGGAGTCGCTCGGCAAACGCGGCATCGTGGTGCAGGACTCGCCCGGATTCGTCTCCAACCGAGTGCTGATGCTCACCGTCAACGAGGCGATCTTCCTGCTGCATGAAGGAGTAGCCACCGCCGAGCAGGTCGATGACATCTTCGTCACCTGCTTCGGGCACGCGATGGGGCCGCTGGCGACCGCCGACCTGATCGGGCTGGACACGATCCTGTACTCGATCGAGGGGCTCTACGAGCACTTCAACGACTCGAAGTACCGGCCATGCCCGCTGTTGCGGCGGATGGTCGATGCCGGACTGCACGGATGCAAGAACGGCGCCGGGTTCTTTCAATACGCCAACAGCGGCTCTCGGAAGGGAATCTCGTGA
- the nadA gene encoding quinolinate synthase NadA, translated as MKISEPVDALTPYSGVEPDASWRDEVHELAEQRDAIILAHNYQVPAIQDVAHHTGDSLALSRIAATCDASTIIFCGVHFMAETAKILAPEKTVLIPDARAGCSLADSITGADLREWKSLHPGAVVVSYVNTTAEVKAETDVCCTSSNAVDVVNSIPPGRGVLFCPDQFLGAHVKRRTGRDDLYIWAGECHVHAGINGPELAGRAAENPDADLFIHPECGCATSALYLAGEGIVPSEKVKILSTGDMVDQARTTNAKRVLVATEVGMLHQLRKAAPEIEFAAVNERASCRYMKMITPAALLRGLREGEDEVLLDLEVAKRARGAVQRMIEIGRPGGGE; from the coding sequence ATGAAAATCTCCGAACCCGTCGATGCGCTGACGCCGTATTCCGGCGTGGAGCCTGACGCTTCCTGGCGCGACGAGGTGCACGAGCTGGCGGAGCAGCGTGACGCGATCATCCTGGCGCACAATTACCAGGTTCCGGCAATTCAAGACGTCGCCCATCACACGGGTGACTCCTTGGCTTTGAGTCGGATCGCGGCGACGTGCGACGCGTCAACGATTATTTTCTGCGGTGTCCACTTCATGGCAGAGACCGCAAAAATTCTCGCGCCCGAGAAGACCGTTCTCATTCCGGACGCCAGAGCGGGCTGCTCGTTGGCCGACTCGATTACGGGAGCGGATCTGCGCGAGTGGAAGAGTCTGCATCCCGGCGCGGTCGTCGTATCTTATGTGAACACCACGGCCGAGGTCAAAGCAGAGACCGATGTCTGCTGCACGTCCTCCAATGCGGTCGACGTGGTGAACTCCATCCCGCCCGGCCGCGGCGTGCTGTTCTGCCCGGACCAGTTCCTCGGCGCCCACGTCAAACGGCGGACGGGCAGGGATGATCTGTACATCTGGGCGGGCGAATGCCATGTGCACGCCGGGATCAATGGTCCGGAATTGGCCGGCCGAGCAGCGGAGAACCCCGACGCCGACCTGTTCATCCACCCGGAGTGCGGTTGCGCGACGTCGGCCCTTTACCTCGCGGGTGAGGGGATCGTGCCGAGCGAGAAGGTCAAGATCCTCTCGACCGGCGACATGGTCGACCAGGCCCGGACGACCAACGCCAAGCGGGTGCTGGTCGCCACCGAGGTCGGCATGCTGCACCAGCTGCGGAAGGCGGCGCCGGAGATCGAGTTCGCCGCGGTGAACGAACGGGCGTCGTGCCGGTACATGAAGATGATCACCCCGGCGGCGTTGTTGCGCGGACTGCGCGAGGGCGAAGACGAGGTGCTCCTCGACCTGGAGGTCGCGAAGCGGGCGAGGGGCGCCGTCCAGCGGATGATCGAGATCGGCCGGCCGGGAGGCGGCGAATGA
- a CDS encoding acyl carrier protein: MTETKAKVREFLGRYLPDQEIADDEDMFSRGYANSMFVVQLVLFVEQELATPVDDDDLDFDNFRSVDAIAGFVHAKAGRPQHA, translated from the coding sequence GTGACGGAGACCAAGGCGAAGGTGCGTGAGTTCCTCGGTCGCTACCTCCCCGATCAGGAGATAGCCGATGACGAGGACATGTTCAGCAGAGGTTACGCGAACTCGATGTTCGTCGTGCAGCTGGTGCTCTTCGTCGAGCAGGAGCTGGCCACTCCGGTCGACGACGATGACCTGGATTTCGACAACTTCCGCAGTGTTGATGCCATCGCGGGCTTCGTTCACGCCAAGGCGGGCCGTCCGCAACACGCCTGA
- a CDS encoding L-aspartate oxidase: protein MTWSWETGVDLVIVGSGVAGLTAAERAVRLGLSVAVLTKSAVDDCNTQWAQGGVAAVLPDQRDPGDSVAAHVADTLLAGAGLCEPESVGSILAAGPAALTRLRARGARFDLTERNVLARTREGGHRAARIVRAGGDATGAELERALFAAAVDAGPAVLEGHLVTEIALAGDRSVAGVRLLDQEGRPALLRAPAVLLATGGLGQAYRATSNPAVATGDGLALALRAGATASDLEFVQFHPTVLYTGPHASGRCPLITEAVRGEGAVLIDAGGAEVMDGVHELGDLAPRDVVSAAITRHVRTAPGGVDDHVFLDATGIAGFAERFPTVHAACRTAGLDPVRDPIPVAPAAHYHCGGVVTDAMGRTDVPGLYAAGEVARTGLHGANRLASNSLLEGLVAGERVAAAVAAARRPVLEPGGPAAELMVAVDDLARLRRLMSTEVMIDRSEAGLRAVESYLDGSATPLIPATRADWERAALTLAARAVVAAALHRTESRGCHTRVDFPRTDRRWRRSVAVRLDDTGRLLTDARALVGDAR, encoded by the coding sequence ATGACCTGGTCCTGGGAGACCGGCGTCGACCTGGTGATCGTGGGCAGCGGAGTCGCCGGGCTCACCGCGGCTGAGCGCGCGGTGCGCCTGGGTTTGAGCGTCGCCGTCCTCACCAAGAGCGCCGTCGACGACTGCAACACGCAATGGGCGCAGGGGGGAGTCGCGGCGGTGTTGCCCGACCAGCGTGACCCCGGGGACTCCGTCGCCGCGCACGTGGCAGACACGTTGCTGGCCGGAGCCGGCCTGTGCGAGCCGGAGTCGGTCGGTTCGATCCTGGCCGCCGGACCAGCCGCGCTCACCCGGCTGCGCGCGCGAGGTGCGCGGTTCGACTTGACGGAACGCAACGTCTTGGCCCGCACCCGCGAGGGCGGCCACCGCGCGGCGAGGATCGTGCGTGCAGGTGGAGATGCGACCGGCGCCGAACTGGAGCGCGCCTTGTTCGCGGCCGCTGTCGACGCCGGGCCTGCGGTGCTCGAAGGGCACCTGGTCACCGAGATCGCGCTGGCCGGTGACCGGTCCGTCGCCGGAGTGCGCCTGCTCGACCAGGAAGGGCGTCCCGCGCTGCTGCGCGCCCCGGCCGTGTTGCTGGCTACCGGGGGTCTCGGCCAGGCGTACCGGGCGACGTCGAACCCCGCGGTGGCGACCGGCGACGGATTGGCGCTGGCGCTGCGGGCGGGAGCGACCGCCTCCGACCTCGAGTTCGTCCAGTTCCACCCGACGGTCCTCTACACCGGACCGCACGCCAGCGGCCGTTGTCCGTTGATCACCGAGGCCGTGCGTGGTGAGGGCGCCGTGCTGATCGACGCCGGCGGAGCCGAGGTGATGGACGGGGTGCACGAGCTCGGTGACCTCGCACCTCGCGACGTCGTGTCCGCGGCGATCACTCGACATGTGCGCACGGCCCCCGGCGGGGTGGACGATCACGTCTTCCTCGACGCCACCGGGATCGCCGGTTTCGCCGAGAGGTTTCCGACCGTGCACGCGGCATGCCGCACCGCCGGGTTGGATCCGGTGCGCGATCCCATCCCGGTCGCGCCCGCCGCGCACTACCACTGCGGCGGCGTTGTCACCGATGCCATGGGGCGCACGGACGTGCCAGGTCTTTACGCGGCCGGTGAAGTGGCTCGCACCGGGCTCCACGGAGCGAATCGGCTGGCGTCGAACAGTCTGCTGGAAGGGCTGGTCGCAGGGGAGCGGGTGGCTGCCGCCGTCGCCGCGGCGCGGCGACCGGTGCTCGAACCGGGTGGCCCGGCCGCCGAGCTGATGGTCGCCGTGGACGACCTCGCTCGATTGCGCCGTCTGATGAGCACCGAGGTGATGATCGACCGCAGCGAAGCGGGCCTGCGTGCCGTCGAGTCCTATTTGGACGGTTCGGCGACCCCGCTGATCCCGGCAACGCGGGCGGATTGGGAACGGGCCGCGCTCACGTTGGCCGCACGTGCGGTGGTCGCCGCGGCCCTACATCGCACAGAGTCGCGCGGCTGTCATACGCGGGTGGATTTTCCCCGGACCGACCGACGCTGGCGCCGCAGCGTCGCGGTCCGCCTCGACGACACCGGCCGCCTGCTCACCGATGCCCGAGCCCTGGTTGGAGACGCCAGATGA
- a CDS encoding type I polyketide synthase produces the protein MDADDAAHLAGHIAVVGIACRFPGASTPDEFWDVIRGGREPVTFFTEAELRSAGTPERMLTDPDYVPAQGTIDDEDQFDAEFFGINPVEAGMMDPQHRLLLESAWTALENAGHDPHRVPGPVGVFAGAYRNDHLGLVDTPDEATAFARNIANETDYLATRVSYKLNLHGPAVTVQTACSTSLVAVHLACQSLRTGESRTALAGGVTLRSGQPRGYLYQRGGILSPDGHCRPFDADAEGTVIGDGVGMVVLKRLSDAIADGDTVHALVLGSAAGNDGAERVGFTAPGVAGQARVIGAALRAARVQPSSLGYVETHGSGTALGDRIEVDALTRAFKERGWTSGTCRIGSVKSNIGHTHAASGIAGFIKTVLSLRHRTIAPTLHFRDPNPRIDWASTPFRVAVEESRWDQGAAPLRAGVSSFGLGGTGVHVVLQEAPLPRPTDDTGTPQVLPLSARSPEALHSARSRLAEHFGEDRGQRLADVAYTLQEGRTPFEHRLAVVGPDPVRALRDDDPAKVLHGTISGKSPSVTFLFPGLGDQYPGMGRGLFETEPVFAAALQECDRLMRRHNRSLLASLYPADTATPATSRTGLMRMLGRGTDGPELRETGLAQPTVFAVEYALAKLWSSRGVRPDALIGYSLGEYVAACVAGVLDLDDAIALVCARADLIAGLPPGAMLAVPLPSTAIAEHLGDDLSLAAVNGPELCVVAGPTAAVEDLAARLAEQEVATRPLLTSHAFHSHMMEPIVEQFTELAGSITFHAPKIPYASNVTGDRITDVDATDPSYYARHLRQPVRFIEGLHAVRGEVLLEVGPGRALGGLAMQNRDPEQNVRAFASLPAGFDARPAAEVLATATAELWLAGVPIDWSATHHHRRRRVPVPAYPFQGRRYGVSAPAPRRSPADSVPELGRKPDLADWVSVPVWQPAVLGEVVAREPKKVLLFAGDSALSGELAAGLAQYGDDVVVVPPGTDDFRSLIEPQWTPELLVHARLVTAEPVSPDEAQRLGLHGLIAVAKSLTVHDGLDVAVLTSNAHPVGHGAAQPVKATALGPCLVWPLEVPGVRCRAIDVGPHDRVALLAELTAQWPDDEQVALRGGRRWRRERQPLKLTAGNASLLRRGGVYLITGGTGGIGRTLARYLIDEWKATVVLASRSGTSPEVPEGAETHQVDVTDGAQVRELVRDVVARHGALHGVVHAAGVPGGGLMALKDPDAADVVLAPKVAGTLALQAACADVGLDFLVLCSSLIAVTGGAGQVDYSAANAFLEAAAEEAAATGGPLTLTVDWDAWREVGMSVDAVGPRPHPTGHPLLTHRISDSMYSGRFSARSSWLVDEHRMLDMPVVPGAGHLELVRAAVADSHGQDPVGYGDITFYTPVVAGEQESTEVRVVLGELDETTGEVPFDVVSAYTDAAGASCWQRNSAGTAHLGEPAPAPVHDLDALVHGASLVVPDDLGAVGPMSFGPRSRCLVSMRGGDREFAALLRLPDEFAHETHELPLHPSLLDIATAFVGLFTAEEFRIPLSYGRVKVSGPLRGEVLSHQLHRVRDDGERQTVSADLTVMATDGTELLRIENFVLKKAGDLRRRLVGARDGVPQEVVPYALPRTGGPAVGFLSQQLAEGIEPAEGVEVFERLLAHRVSPVATVCTQDLAAVLAQARRTVQVPEVSTTALTARHPRPRLGTPYVEPSDDLCRSLAELWQDLLGMESVGMHDDFFDLGGHSLLGIQLAARLRNEFGLDVPLDSLFEGLTVARLRDRVGASST, from the coding sequence ATGGATGCTGACGACGCCGCACACCTCGCAGGGCACATCGCCGTGGTCGGGATCGCGTGCCGGTTCCCAGGCGCTTCCACACCGGACGAGTTCTGGGACGTGATCCGGGGAGGTCGCGAGCCCGTCACCTTCTTCACCGAGGCGGAGCTGAGGTCCGCGGGCACCCCGGAACGGATGCTGACCGATCCGGATTACGTGCCCGCGCAAGGCACCATCGACGACGAGGATCAGTTCGACGCCGAGTTCTTCGGCATCAACCCGGTTGAGGCCGGGATGATGGATCCGCAACACCGGCTCCTGCTGGAATCAGCCTGGACGGCGCTGGAGAACGCGGGTCATGATCCGCACCGCGTCCCGGGGCCGGTCGGTGTGTTCGCCGGTGCGTACCGCAACGACCACCTGGGCCTGGTCGACACACCGGACGAGGCGACGGCGTTCGCCCGCAACATCGCCAACGAGACCGACTACCTCGCAACGCGGGTGTCCTACAAGCTCAACCTGCACGGCCCCGCGGTCACCGTGCAGACCGCCTGCTCCACCTCACTGGTCGCCGTGCACCTGGCGTGCCAATCGTTGCGCACCGGGGAATCGCGCACGGCGCTGGCCGGCGGAGTCACCCTGCGTTCCGGACAGCCGAGGGGCTATCTGTACCAGCGCGGCGGCATCTTGTCGCCGGACGGTCACTGCAGGCCGTTCGACGCCGATGCCGAAGGCACGGTCATCGGCGACGGCGTCGGAATGGTCGTGCTCAAGCGGCTCTCCGACGCGATCGCCGACGGCGATACCGTGCACGCGCTGGTGCTCGGGTCCGCCGCGGGCAACGACGGCGCCGAGCGGGTGGGCTTCACCGCGCCCGGTGTCGCAGGGCAGGCGAGAGTGATCGGTGCGGCCTTGCGCGCGGCGCGAGTGCAGCCGTCGTCACTGGGCTACGTCGAGACCCACGGCAGCGGTACGGCGCTCGGTGATCGCATCGAAGTGGACGCACTGACCAGGGCCTTCAAGGAGCGGGGCTGGACCAGCGGAACCTGCCGGATCGGCTCGGTCAAATCCAACATCGGACACACCCACGCCGCGTCGGGCATCGCCGGTTTCATCAAGACCGTGCTGTCGCTGCGGCACCGCACCATTGCGCCGACCCTGCACTTCCGCGACCCGAACCCGCGCATCGATTGGGCGTCCACGCCGTTTCGGGTCGCTGTTGAGGAGAGCCGGTGGGATCAAGGTGCCGCCCCGCTGCGCGCCGGAGTCAGTTCGTTCGGACTGGGCGGTACCGGTGTGCACGTCGTCCTCCAGGAAGCACCCCTGCCTCGGCCCACTGACGACACCGGCACCCCGCAGGTGTTGCCGTTGTCCGCACGTTCTCCGGAGGCGTTGCACAGCGCGCGCTCCCGACTCGCCGAGCACTTCGGGGAAGATCGCGGGCAGCGGCTCGCCGACGTCGCCTACACGTTGCAGGAAGGACGGACCCCGTTCGAACACCGGCTCGCCGTCGTCGGCCCCGATCCGGTGCGCGCGTTGCGGGACGACGACCCGGCGAAGGTGCTGCACGGCACGATCAGCGGCAAATCCCCCTCGGTCACCTTCCTGTTCCCCGGCCTCGGCGACCAGTATCCCGGCATGGGGCGTGGCCTGTTCGAGACCGAACCGGTGTTCGCCGCCGCGCTCCAGGAATGCGACCGGCTCATGCGCAGGCACAACAGATCACTGCTGGCGTCGCTCTACCCCGCTGACACCGCCACGCCCGCGACGTCGAGAACGGGCCTGATGCGGATGCTCGGGCGCGGAACGGACGGGCCTGAGCTGCGTGAGACCGGGCTCGCCCAGCCGACCGTGTTCGCCGTCGAATACGCGCTCGCGAAATTGTGGTCGAGCCGCGGGGTGCGGCCCGATGCTCTGATCGGCTACAGCCTCGGCGAGTACGTGGCCGCCTGCGTCGCGGGAGTGCTGGACCTGGACGACGCGATCGCGCTGGTGTGCGCCCGGGCGGACCTGATCGCAGGGTTGCCGCCCGGCGCGATGCTCGCCGTGCCGTTGCCGTCGACGGCAATCGCAGAGCATCTCGGTGATGATCTTTCGCTGGCGGCGGTCAACGGTCCCGAGCTGTGCGTCGTGGCCGGTCCGACGGCTGCGGTGGAGGACTTGGCCGCGCGGCTGGCGGAACAGGAGGTCGCCACTCGGCCGCTGCTGACCTCGCACGCGTTCCACTCGCACATGATGGAGCCCATCGTCGAGCAATTCACCGAACTGGCCGGCTCGATCACCTTCCACGCGCCGAAGATTCCCTATGCCTCGAACGTCACCGGTGACCGGATCACCGACGTCGACGCCACGGACCCGTCGTATTACGCCCGTCACCTGCGGCAACCGGTGCGGTTCATCGAAGGTCTGCACGCCGTGCGCGGCGAAGTGCTCCTGGAAGTCGGACCTGGCCGGGCATTGGGCGGTCTGGCCATGCAGAACCGGGATCCGGAGCAGAACGTGCGAGCGTTCGCCAGCCTCCCCGCCGGCTTTGATGCTCGACCGGCCGCGGAGGTGCTCGCCACCGCCACCGCGGAGCTGTGGCTGGCAGGAGTCCCCATCGACTGGTCGGCCACGCACCACCACCGACGTCGCCGAGTGCCCGTGCCGGCTTACCCGTTCCAAGGCAGGCGGTACGGCGTCTCCGCGCCTGCCCCACGCCGTTCGCCCGCCGATTCGGTACCCGAGCTCGGCCGCAAACCGGACCTGGCTGACTGGGTATCGGTGCCCGTGTGGCAGCCCGCCGTCCTCGGCGAAGTCGTTGCGCGGGAACCGAAGAAGGTCCTGCTGTTCGCCGGTGACTCGGCACTGTCCGGCGAGCTGGCTGCGGGCCTGGCCCAGTACGGCGACGACGTCGTGGTCGTACCTCCGGGCACCGACGACTTCCGGTCGCTGATCGAGCCACAGTGGACGCCCGAGCTGCTGGTGCACGCGCGACTCGTGACCGCAGAACCCGTTTCCCCTGACGAGGCGCAGCGTCTCGGCTTGCACGGTCTGATCGCGGTGGCGAAGTCCCTGACCGTCCATGATGGACTGGACGTCGCGGTTCTGACCAGCAATGCGCACCCCGTCGGCCACGGGGCCGCCCAGCCCGTCAAGGCCACCGCGCTCGGCCCGTGCTTGGTGTGGCCGCTGGAGGTGCCAGGCGTGCGCTGCCGGGCGATCGACGTCGGCCCGCACGACCGCGTCGCGTTGCTCGCCGAGCTCACCGCGCAATGGCCGGACGATGAGCAGGTCGCGCTGCGTGGCGGGCGCCGGTGGCGACGGGAACGGCAGCCGCTCAAGCTCACCGCGGGCAATGCCTCCCTGCTGCGGCGCGGCGGGGTGTACCTGATCACCGGCGGTACCGGCGGGATCGGACGCACCTTGGCCAGGTACCTGATCGATGAGTGGAAAGCGACGGTGGTGCTCGCCAGTCGTTCAGGGACTTCCCCTGAGGTGCCGGAAGGAGCCGAGACGCATCAGGTCGACGTGACCGACGGAGCGCAGGTGCGGGAACTGGTGCGCGACGTAGTCGCCCGGCACGGGGCGTTGCACGGTGTAGTGCACGCTGCGGGCGTGCCCGGCGGTGGGCTGATGGCCTTGAAGGACCCGGACGCCGCCGACGTCGTGCTGGCGCCGAAGGTGGCAGGAACGCTCGCGTTGCAAGCGGCATGTGCCGACGTCGGCCTGGACTTCCTCGTGCTGTGCTCGTCGCTCATCGCGGTCACCGGCGGAGCCGGGCAAGTCGATTACAGCGCGGCGAACGCGTTTCTCGAGGCAGCGGCGGAGGAAGCCGCAGCGACCGGAGGCCCGCTCACCCTCACCGTCGACTGGGATGCCTGGCGCGAGGTCGGAATGTCGGTCGACGCCGTGGGGCCGCGACCGCACCCGACAGGGCATCCCTTGTTGACCCACCGGATCTCGGACTCCATGTATTCCGGTCGGTTCAGCGCCCGGAGCAGCTGGCTGGTCGACGAGCACCGCATGCTCGACATGCCGGTCGTGCCCGGTGCGGGGCATCTGGAGCTGGTACGGGCCGCCGTGGCCGATTCCCACGGCCAGGACCCGGTCGGGTACGGCGACATCACGTTCTACACGCCGGTCGTGGCCGGTGAGCAGGAATCGACAGAGGTGCGGGTCGTGCTCGGAGAACTCGACGAGACGACCGGCGAGGTCCCGTTCGACGTGGTCAGCGCCTACACCGACGCAGCGGGCGCGTCCTGCTGGCAGCGCAACTCGGCGGGCACGGCTCACCTGGGTGAGCCGGCACCTGCTCCGGTCCACGACCTGGACGCCCTCGTCCACGGCGCCTCCCTCGTGGTGCCCGACGACCTCGGTGCGGTCGGCCCGATGAGCTTCGGCCCTCGCTCCCGGTGCCTGGTGTCCATGCGCGGTGGCGATCGGGAATTCGCCGCGCTGCTCCGGCTCCCGGACGAGTTCGCGCACGAGACCCACGAGCTGCCGCTGCACCCGTCGCTGCTGGACATCGCCACCGCGTTCGTGGGGCTGTTCACCGCGGAGGAATTCCGGATACCGCTTTCCTACGGCCGGGTGAAGGTGTCGGGACCCTTGCGCGGTGAGGTCCTCAGCCACCAGCTGCATCGAGTGCGGGACGACGGCGAACGGCAGACGGTGAGCGCCGACCTGACCGTCATGGCGACCGACGGTACGGAGCTGCTGCGCATCGAGAACTTCGTGCTGAAGAAGGCGGGTGATCTGCGCCGGCGTCTCGTCGGCGCTCGCGACGGTGTGCCGCAGGAGGTCGTGCCGTACGCACTGCCGCGGACGGGCGGTCCTGCGGTGGGTTTCCTGAGCCAGCAGCTCGCCGAAGGCATCGAACCAGCCGAGGGCGTCGAGGTGTTCGAGCGATTGCTCGCCCATCGCGTCTCGCCGGTCGCCACGGTGTGCACCCAGGACCTGGCGGCGGTGCTGGCCCAGGCCAGGCGGACGGTGCAGGTCCCGGAAGTGAGCACGACGGCACTCACTGCTCGGCACCCGAGGCCCCGGCTGGGAACGCCGTACGTCGAGCCGAGCGACGACCTGTGCCGCTCCCTGGCCGAGTTGTGGCAGGACCTGCTGGGCATGGAATCGGTCGGCATGCACGACGACTTCTTCGACCTCGGAGGGCACTCGTTGCTGGGCATCCAGCTCGCCGCCCGGTTGCGCAACGAATTCGGGCTCGACGTGCCGCTGGACTCTCTGTTCGAAGGGCTCACCGTCGCGCGGTTACGGGATCGGGTGGGCGCTTCGTCCACGTGA